One part of the Leptolyngbya sp. CCY15150 genome encodes these proteins:
- a CDS encoding TerB family tellurite resistance protein, with product MPLQPPPPPPITPRQMNILRIAASMAWSDGSLAQEEVEIMLDQLSGIFADDAPQQRQLRQELQEYVTQNIPLAELTPKIQTDEDKELVLRLGYEVIRCSSRSPGEDKINEAEAIAYQKLVELLGVSDETVKRVEAAVDQTFNADESMVDGITRHLEDYAQG from the coding sequence ATGCCTTTACAACCCCCACCACCGCCGCCCATTACGCCTCGTCAAATGAATATTCTCCGCATTGCGGCATCCATGGCTTGGTCTGATGGCAGCTTGGCCCAGGAGGAAGTGGAGATCATGCTGGATCAACTCAGCGGTATTTTTGCTGATGATGCGCCCCAGCAGCGCCAGCTTCGCCAAGAACTCCAGGAATATGTCACCCAAAATATTCCCTTGGCTGAATTAACGCCCAAAATCCAGACCGATGAGGATAAAGAACTGGTGCTGCGGTTGGGCTATGAGGTGATTCGCTGCAGTTCCCGATCGCCTGGGGAAGACAAGATCAATGAAGCAGAGGCGATCGCCTATCAAAAATTGGTCGAGTTATTGGGAGTGTCGGATGAAACCGTGAAGCGGGTTGAAGCAGCCGTAGATCAAACCTTCAATGCTGATGAAAGCATGGTGGATGGCATCACTCGCCACCTAGAGGATTATGCCCAAGGGTAA
- a CDS encoding class I SAM-dependent methyltransferase, producing MLLNTDQRAKLDPSDDRLFYEQPRLVTHVDEGFIQQLTDLYRDRLQPNTRILDLMSSWVSHLPDEMQFEHVEGHGMNAQELDRNPRLNHYFLQNLNQNQHLPLPDQSFDAVLNTVSVQYLQYPEAIFADIYRILKPGGLCIISFSNRMFYQKAIQAWRDGTEESRVDLVQHYVNAIPGFSPPEVITRSSNLPMLLQLLGMPGGDPFYAIITSRIA from the coding sequence ATGCTGCTCAATACCGATCAGCGAGCCAAGCTCGATCCATCCGACGACAGGCTGTTTTACGAACAACCCCGCCTAGTCACCCATGTTGACGAAGGGTTTATCCAGCAACTGACGGATCTATATCGCGATCGCCTTCAGCCCAACACCCGCATTTTGGATTTGATGAGCAGTTGGGTCTCCCATCTGCCGGATGAGATGCAGTTCGAGCATGTGGAAGGGCATGGCATGAATGCCCAAGAACTCGATCGCAATCCTCGCCTCAACCATTACTTCCTGCAAAATCTCAACCAAAATCAACACCTGCCGCTGCCCGACCAGTCGTTTGACGCCGTTTTGAACACCGTCTCCGTGCAGTATTTGCAATACCCCGAAGCCATCTTTGCGGACATCTACCGCATTCTCAAACCCGGCGGGCTATGCATCATCAGTTTTTCTAACCGCATGTTCTACCAAAAAGCTATCCAGGCCTGGCGCGATGGCACCGAAGAAAGTCGGGTTGACCTCGTGCAGCACTACGTGAACGCTATTCCTGGCTTTAGCCCCCCAGAGGTGATCACCCGTTCGTCCAACTTGCCCATGCTGCTGCAACTGTTGGGAATGCCGGGAGGCGATCCGTTCTATGCCATCATCACCTCTCGTATTGCTTAA
- a CDS encoding CAP domain-containing protein, protein MTDAHQSLNPSQLVPLARQNQDVRSVLRPNASHDLYRFRLPKTRFRASLGGLQANADLELIRDRNRNGSIDPGEVVASSRATGRQVDRITIVGLEPGVYYLRVVPDGQRTRYRLLLSAQATNRTSQQYQVVQKTNAYRIQQGQLPLAVNTQLSRAAQQYARHMAVNDVFSHEGADGSSPWDRIRAADYDYSEAAENLAGGYNTAAGALQGWISSPGHRANLLAYQVQEIGVGYIYQRNDPGRYTFQHYWSQSFGTPASVSVNPSIPSSRYPER, encoded by the coding sequence ATGACCGACGCTCATCAATCTCTCAATCCATCTCAGCTCGTCCCACTGGCTAGGCAAAATCAAGATGTGCGGAGCGTGCTGCGGCCGAATGCATCCCATGATCTCTACCGTTTTCGGTTGCCTAAAACTCGCTTTCGGGCAAGCTTGGGAGGGCTGCAGGCCAATGCTGATTTGGAACTCATTCGCGATCGCAACCGCAATGGCAGTATCGATCCAGGGGAAGTAGTCGCTAGTTCCCGAGCTACAGGTCGCCAAGTCGATCGAATCACGATTGTTGGACTAGAGCCCGGAGTTTACTACCTGAGGGTGGTGCCGGATGGTCAACGTACGCGCTATCGCCTGCTGCTCTCGGCTCAAGCCACGAACCGCACCAGCCAGCAGTACCAGGTCGTACAAAAGACCAATGCCTATCGAATTCAGCAGGGACAGCTTCCCTTAGCCGTGAATACTCAACTCAGCAGAGCGGCCCAGCAGTATGCCCGCCACATGGCCGTCAACGATGTATTTAGTCACGAAGGCGCGGATGGTTCTTCCCCCTGGGATCGCATTCGGGCAGCGGATTATGACTATTCTGAGGCAGCGGAAAATCTGGCTGGCGGCTACAACACTGCCGCTGGGGCTTTACAAGGGTGGATTAGTAGCCCAGGGCATCGGGCGAATTTATTGGCCTATCAGGTGCAGGAAATTGGCGTAGGCTACATTTACCAACGCAATGATCCAGGGCGTTATACCTTCCAGCATTACTGGTCTCAATCCTTTGGTACCCCAGCCAGCGTTTCGGTCAATCCCTCCATTCCTTCATCCCGATACCCCGAACGCTAA
- a CDS encoding chlorophyll a/b-binding protein, giving the protein MENQEPKFGFTTFAETWNGRLAMLGFVLAIAGELLTGQGLLAQMGLL; this is encoded by the coding sequence ATGGAAAACCAAGAACCAAAGTTTGGCTTCACCACGTTCGCAGAAACCTGGAATGGTCGTCTGGCTATGTTGGGTTTTGTTCTCGCTATTGCAGGCGAGTTGCTAACGGGGCAAGGTCTTCTCGCTCAAATGGGCTTGCTATAA
- a CDS encoding RidA family protein, protein MLEFITLPDHQLPPPAPYSHAVRAGDFLFVTGQLAEDPVSGDISRGPIEDQTRRVMENLKLVLTHAQTGFDRVVSARIFLTDMRDYPIVNEIYASYFKSDRLPCRTTVGVLGLAGQGSVEIDLIVYCADEPDA, encoded by the coding sequence ATGCTCGAATTCATCACGCTTCCCGATCATCAACTGCCGCCACCCGCTCCCTACTCCCACGCCGTTCGCGCCGGCGATTTTTTGTTTGTGACCGGACAGTTAGCCGAAGATCCGGTCAGCGGCGACATCAGCCGTGGGCCCATTGAAGATCAAACCCGCCGGGTCATGGAAAACCTGAAGCTGGTGTTGACCCATGCCCAAACCGGATTTGATCGCGTGGTCTCGGCGCGTATTTTTCTCACCGACATGCGCGACTATCCGATTGTCAACGAGATCTACGCCTCCTACTTCAAGAGCGATCGCCTTCCCTGCCGCACCACCGTAGGGGTTTTAGGGCTAGCAGGTCAGGGCAGCGTGGAGATTGACCTAATTGTTTACTGTGCCGACGAACCAGATGCGTAA
- a CDS encoding glycosyltransferase — translation MFFSIVIPTYNRQPILAKCLLALESQRLTPESGIQGYEVVVVDDGSTDATIDWMTQQSDQLPHVRLVQQQHQGPAAARNLGVAHAKGDTIIFIDSDLVVTDRFLLAHARGLQQGYRDLGSDRLFTYGAVINTCNFEQPTSASYKVTDFSNAYFATGNVAIARHWLETAGLFDTEFQLYGWEDLELGVRLKKLGLRLIKCPDAVGYHWHPPFSLEEVPALIDREIQRGRMGVVFYRKHPTWNVRMMIQMTLLHRILWGLLSLGGLLNERTLAPLLSWLIRRGKSQLALEIARIFLNWYNVQGVYSAYADLRPHR, via the coding sequence GTGTTTTTTAGCATCGTAATTCCCACCTATAACCGCCAGCCCATTCTTGCCAAGTGTCTCTTGGCGCTGGAAAGCCAACGGCTAACGCCTGAATCTGGTATTCAGGGCTATGAGGTGGTGGTGGTAGATGATGGATCAACGGATGCAACGATTGATTGGATGACCCAGCAATCGGATCAACTGCCCCATGTGCGCTTAGTGCAGCAGCAGCACCAAGGGCCGGCCGCCGCTCGCAACCTAGGCGTTGCCCATGCCAAGGGCGATACGATTATTTTTATTGATAGTGATTTAGTGGTCACCGATCGCTTTTTGCTAGCTCACGCTCGGGGATTGCAGCAAGGCTATCGAGATCTGGGCAGCGATCGCCTGTTTACCTACGGCGCGGTGATTAATACCTGCAACTTTGAGCAGCCCACCTCAGCCTCCTATAAGGTCACAGACTTTTCCAATGCCTACTTTGCCACCGGCAACGTGGCGATCGCCCGCCATTGGTTAGAAACCGCAGGGCTATTTGATACCGAGTTTCAGCTCTATGGCTGGGAAGACCTAGAACTAGGAGTGCGGCTGAAAAAGCTTGGTCTGCGGCTGATCAAATGTCCGGATGCGGTGGGCTATCACTGGCACCCTCCCTTCTCCCTGGAAGAGGTACCGGCGTTGATTGATCGAGAAATTCAGCGCGGACGCATGGGGGTGGTGTTTTATCGCAAGCATCCCACCTGGAATGTGCGCATGATGATCCAGATGACCCTTTTACATCGGATTCTGTGGGGATTACTGTCCCTCGGCGGTTTATTGAATGAACGCACCCTGGCTCCGCTGCTGTCGTGGCTGATCCGTCGAGGCAAGTCCCAGCTCGCTTTAGAAATTGCGCGGATTTTTCTCAACTGGTACAACGTCCAAGGCGTGTACTCTGCCTATGCGGATCTGCGCCCCCATCGTTAA